The DNA window GTGACTGCCACGCTCTCTGGCACTGAAGCACTGCTCGCTGTTTATCTCGATCTTCACGTTCACGCCGCAGTTCCTCTAATCGCCGTTCACTGTCCCACTGCAAATGTGCTACATAGCGTGTTTGACTCATGATATCTTCTTCTTGGTGCCTGGCTAGCATTAATGCTGCAATCTTACGGTCACGTTCCGGTACAGCCTTCAGACCTCGACGCTTTACTTCTTTTACAATGCGCTCTACCTTCTGTGTAGTCTGCCGAGAGTGACTCAGATCTCCCAAGCTTAAGCTTCTGCCCATCAGAGAGTTAAACGTAGCTAAGGTACGAGCACGAGGACTAGAGGTTTTACCCCAGTGATCCCTTGCCCCTTCCCAGCTGTAAGAGGATGATGCTGACTCTGAAGAGGCACAtgtggttgttgttgctgttgtggtAGTGGTCGAAGTGTTAGAAGAGCTAACCACTTCCCTTTTTCTTTGTAAGGATTCTAAAGAATGGCTTCTCTCTCTGGACTTTGACATAGACATAAAGTGTCCATTGTGCTGCGTAAATGGACTAGTGATGCCATTGGCTGGGCTCTGTGCTGCTGACTTTGATACAACTGGCGCCAAACATGATGACATCCTTGGGAAAGATGAAGGCTTCGGTGTTGACCTGGGGAATGtgtttgcagactttgacagtATACTAGGTGGACACTTTTTGGACACTGATGCCCCTGGTGTTGAAGTAACAAATTTTGGAGATACGGATACTTGAGTCCTTCCAGCAGACTCGGCAAGTAATTTAGACTGTTTTACAGAAGCCACTTTAACAGAATGCCCAGTGCTCAATGGACTTGATATTAAGGACTGAGCTGAAATCATTTTAGTAGATGAAGGAGATGTTTTTGTTAATTGTTCAGAGCAGTGAGGTATATCTTTTGACATTGACTGTAACACTGGTGTAGCATGTGGTTTTGGTGGACCCCTGCTAGCAGGTGACTTTTTGGTGATGAGACCAGAGGTAACAGCACCATGAATGCTCTGcttatttttttcagtgctgTTTGTATCTTGAGGCTTCTCTAAATCCTGTGATCTGCTGCCGTTGTTCAGTGCTACCTGAACggccttttttttctcctcttgaATTATTCTTTCTCGTTCATCTCTGCAGTGTCTGAGTTTGGCATGCCTGTCCTTCTCATACACTTCAAACATCCCTGTGGCTACACGCATGCTATGGCCGGGTGCCTCACGTGCAAAATCAGACAGCGGTCGAGACAGAAGTTCCACTGGTTTGACTCCGCATCGTGCGCATGCCTCGAGTGAACGAGGACTGGTCAGCACATAACGGCTGCCTTCTGCAACTGGAGAATCGAAGTTATAAAGGTCTAGATGTAGCTTAGGAGGTTCAGATTCACTGTTCTGTAACTGGCTACCTTGAGGGCTCTGTTCAAGTTCCACTCTGGGTTCTTGTTCTGGAGAGTCAAGAGTAGTCTTTGCCTTTTCCCCATCCTCATCCTGTTCAGGTAGACAAGGGGCTTCAGATGCTGCAGCTGGGGTCTCAAAATATGGACATTTGATCCTATTCTGGTCCTCGGGTTCCAGCGGATCCACCATTGTGAGCTGTGCGATAagcagaaaagaggaaaaaagattaATTAGTGAGGAGCTGTTTGTAATACACACGAGCATGAAAGTCAGTTACATGACATATGgcttgcatttttatttaaatatatttttttaataatttctaGGTCCACCCTTGATTTTATAACCACCTTCAAATGTTATGATTGACCTCTCTGTAGCTTCTGTGTACATTTATTATCACACCCTATAGTGTCaccaaaatgaggatgaggttcccttcccCTGGTTCCTTTCAGGGTATCTTCCTTtatcatctaagggagtttttcctcaccacagtcacctcatgcttgttcattggggataaatacaaacacatttaaatatatctaatatcaatcttgaacttttgtattgtttcaatatttgtattaactttttgtgttatgtttattttctgtaaagctgctttgagacaatgtccattgttaaaagcactacacaaacaaatgtgaATTTGCCTTTGAATCCTTTACCCTGtaataattttgtattatacaCCCAAAATGAATGCGTCATCAGCTCCATATATAAACAGGTTTCCTATAATAAACAGGccttatgtgtatatatatatacacatgggTTTAATCCCAATCCCAGCACAGAGCATCACTTTAACACCACGATCACCATTAAAAAGGtttatattacatactgtatatattacaaaGATAAAATTTGTTTTAGCAAACATCAAATGCAGCTGATCAAGCTTATAAAGCTCGTAATACGAGAAAAGGCCCAGTACAGGCCCGCACACCGCGCGCTATTCCGCAAACCGAGATTACCGACACATCAGGAATACTCTGCGTGAAAAGAAATGTCGCGCATCTTAAATAAAATCCTTAAAACAGTGATTTACCTTTTAGCTCGCAGATTTTTTGACGAAGCGTTCTGCAGCGCTGTGCATGCACTCTCTCGTACAGCCTGCATAATAAGCGCTTAGGAGCACCGCATCTCTGCGCTCAAACCCGAATCCCACAGCGACACTATGCGGTTTTCTTTACTCCGAGCTGAACCAATACGACGTTATCACAATCCCGCGACCTCCAACAACGAGAGTCAGCCGTGGGTTACAGATTTTTTGCATGCACAAAAGGAAATCGGATCTTGTGTggtcctccacctcctcctccatccTCTTCTccacatcaccatcatcatcgtcaGTCTCCACCTGCATCCTGTTTCTCCAGCATTCACACTGCGCCTCCTTCTGACTTCAGGTTAAAAATATCCACTGCAGCCGCCCTTTATTGTCACttcattataaatttttttattctcttgaCCCTCTGACCCACTGGCTAAAAGCAGAATGAATGCTTTGTAATTAAACTCACGATCTATAGAAATATATAACCAAACCTAATGGTTTATCTCAATGCATTCATAGAGCCCTAAagtatttgtttgcttgtttgtttgtttctcataattcatgtacagtacatatatcATTATTTCTGGTTGAATTATTACTGGTTAtttagtatataaatatttaaatgaattcagtAATTATTTCTCATTATTGTGCTCATATTagacttattattaaattattattaagttttttgctctttttgattttttaaaattctattcTGCTTATTTACTACAATTTTATTCAAGAAATCGTGTATTGTATTGATTTGTGTTGTACTGCATTTAGATTCTTACTTacctatttattttatattactctAGGACCTTGTGTACATCCAAActattcattcatgcattcattcatttatttgtgtttttatttggcAGACTATTTAAAAGCTCTAAGTAGACTCTATCAAAACAAGTGTCTAATAAAAGCATTACACTCATCACAGCGTTATCATGTAGTATCtctgtttgtttgaattttaCCTTGTGCTTTTATGGTAGAACTGCAGTAGCACCAGTTAGACACAAGGAGGCGCCACGTGCACAGTACAGTGAAAAAGCCTAACATTTTGAGCAGTGTTCCTTAATactggcatttggcagaagcccttatccagagggacttacatttaatctcaaTTTATACACATGAGCATTtaatggttaagggccttactcaggggcccagtggtggcagcttggtagacctgggattcaaattaCCTCTTGAGTTTAAAGAGTTTAGGAAAGAGTTGGCAAAAATGGTGTTAAAGTATGGGAAAATGATCACACACCTCAGTTCACTTATTTACCTAATTATACTTGTAGATATGCAAAAATCATACCTTTATGAATCTTTTATTACTCTTCCCTATGACAGTACATGTATACATTGATTGCACCTCATGAGGGAAAACTCAACTCtgttaattccttttttttgtcagcaTGCAAAAAAATTCCAACGATCTAAGCAAGCATAAATATTTTTCAgacaaaactatttttttttcgcCACAGCAAAACAGTACTGTTTATATGGTTAGGAGAGGCTATCCCAAGAGAGTGGCATAGGGAACTGATTGTaaactgttgtgttttgtggtttCAATATGTCACATTACTGATGCAAACTTTTGTGGAAGTATCTTTGATCCATCTTTCAGTGTgtattttgctgttgttgttgttgatgtggttgccattgttgttgctgttggtgGGTTACTGTGTTCTCTGTTGTAAGACATAACCAAAATGATCTAAAACCTACTAAATCTTAGTCTtgattattctttatataaaaaggtttttttttaataaatacaactgTATTTAATAAGGACATGATGAACTTTGGCCTAAACTGGTTCTGGATGTGGTTTAATGTAACTTAATGTTATATAGtatgtatttttgtatatacaTTTGTCTTCACTGTCAGTCCACTGTTTGTGAAGGAGAAGTGTGTGGGTTTAGAGATTAGATAACCGGTGGAATGGGTACTGGTGACCCACTAAACTCTTGACCTGTGAGGGGAACAGTGCGAGTTTAATTGACCCCCTGTCTGTCAGCTGTATCACAAAAGCAGTGAGTAAGAACTAACAACAGGGAACGTAGTTGCTGCAGTGTAAATTGGGGGCATGGGATGTATCGGGGGTCATGATTGGTGCAGCCAGTGTGCAGTTCAGTGGATCTGgagggtatgtgtgtgtcctctgaGCTGCACTGGGGTCGTAGAGAGGTGAGATACATAGTAGAGGTATAGTACTCAGACACTGGCCAAAGGCTAGTATTCAGCTTAATATGAagctctttttttcttgtttaaggTGTAAGTGATGCCATGCTGTCCATCTTTAAACCACATTGGTCTGATAAGCTCAAATGTGGAGTTGGACTTGCACCTAAAAAACGCCTTCTCAAGCCAGGAACATGTCAAGATGTAAAagccatataaaaaaaataaaacatgaggcATGTCTAAATGGTACtgaaatagttttaaaaaaattcctTAAAGTAGAATTTTTTTACTAAGAATACATCCTTCAATACATCCTCGGTTTGCCCTCACAAAGAACAGGATCTCTGATTGCCCTGGTTGAGATTTTCAGCTTGGCTTTGTCAAATTCAAGGGCCATGTTTTCATGACAGTTCTGACAACTCCCGGCTCTTCTGTTCTCTGTCACTGCGTCTCTTCCCCTGGCTCAGATGAAGAGAATCCCCTCTCTGGAAGAGAGAAAAGTGTCCCAGAGACCAAGCTGTTAATTCAATCAGGAGTGTGGCATGCTCAATTAGGCATCCATAAGGACCCAGGAAGGGTCCGTGGGGCCCTGTGGAGGGCAGGCAGCCCAACCTCTGAGAACCATTAATTGTGGATGACAGTGTGTAAACATTTGGGTGAATAGGCGGCACAGGTGCTGGACACCCAAGCCCTGTCTCAATGGCCCTTTTCACACCCAGATTCCCTCTGCACTCCCTCacttttacttcttcttctttttctaacATTATATAAGATACAACAATAACAGGGTTAGAAGAAGTTGAGCAGCCTgtgtagaagaaaaaaagggatTGAGTGGTTGGCGAGATGTGGGGGAGATGAAGAGGCTCCTCTGATTCAGAAGCGAGCACCCACTGCAACCAGAACATGTAAAAGATGTGGAATTCATCAAATGAAAGCCAGATGAGAGGCTTTAACGGAAGCAGACTCTCCTTCTGacctcacttttttttctgagaagtCCCCTCTCTGTCCATCCTGCTCTTTCTTTacactttttgttgtttttttttcctcgattttcttctgtttcctaACTGAGATCTACcaagaaatacagtatataaaaccGTCAATCAGTAAACATAATCCTGTTTGTAAGCAGGAACTTatatttttagacttttttaatGTAATCAGAAGAGTTGGAAAATAGAACACATTGCTGAAATATTAATCAGGGTTGGCTGGTATAAATGGGatttccttaaaaataaaaaaatgatcaatTTATCTTATTTGCTtgtaaatatcttaaatatcttGTATTTAGAtagtgtatctatctatctatctatctatctatctatctatctatctatctatctatctatctatctatctatctatctatctatctatctatctatctatttatttttacctcttcttttttccttctataACAGCATCACAAGTAGACTGAATAGGTAAAGAAGAGGCTatggct is part of the Tachysurus fulvidraco isolate hzauxx_2018 chromosome 12, HZAU_PFXX_2.0, whole genome shotgun sequence genome and encodes:
- the ccdc177 gene encoding coiled-coil domain-containing protein 177, with the protein product MVDPLEPEDQNRIKCPYFETPAAASEAPCLPEQDEDGEKAKTTLDSPEQEPRVELEQSPQGSQLQNSESEPPKLHLDLYNFDSPVAEGSRYVLTSPRSLEACARCGVKPVELLSRPLSDFAREAPGHSMRVATGMFEVYEKDRHAKLRHCRDERERIIQEEKKKAVQVALNNGSRSQDLEKPQDTNSTEKNKQSIHGAVTSGLITKKSPASRGPPKPHATPVLQSMSKDIPHCSEQLTKTSPSSTKMISAQSLISSPLSTGHSVKVASVKQSKLLAESAGRTQVSVSPKFVTSTPGASVSKKCPPSILSKSANTFPRSTPKPSSFPRMSSCLAPVVSKSAAQSPANGITSPFTQHNGHFMSMSKSRERSHSLESLQRKREVVSSSNTSTTTTTATTTTCASSESASSSYSWEGARDHWGKTSSPRARTLATFNSLMGRSLSLGDLSHSRQTTQKVERIVKEVKRRGLKAVPERDRKIAALMLARHQEEDIMSQTRYVAHLQWDSERRLEELRREREDRDKQRAVLQCQRAWQSQFSTRQRRLSQQERDAAAAKLRRVAESEERWRELAEQQERSRLLKLQQAAREEKLKKAMQEQTLKMLEEERANLQEHEKVLIKEKLTIAELKRQEREHQMLEELRGLNRAEKRRHTALIQEIERREADEREEARRIAIEKLSRSLENYEQIQERRGQEIREKAKREEQQIQKARKAAEQREQQQKYQKEARAREAMKRVQQAAMVAEERAREKAQRAAQSRLEKERLQRLNRQKVEEEEKQRRLELLQSIERKLEKSEQIFREKRAVLESARSVARASFHVRDRVREETNMRTFDKMVLEAQLQASLDEK